In Monodelphis domestica isolate mMonDom1 chromosome 4, mMonDom1.pri, whole genome shotgun sequence, one DNA window encodes the following:
- the LOC100023311 gene encoding keratin-associated protein 8-1, which yields MNYSVFPGAVYPGSYWGSCGYPLGYSVGCGYGSTYSPSCYGFGYGYNGCGPYGYRRNWPFGLY from the coding sequence ATGAACTACAGTGTCTTCCCCGGAGCTGTCTATCCCGGTTCCTACTGGGGCAGTTGTGGCTACCCCTTGGGCTATAGTGTTGGCTGTGGCTATGGCAGCACCTATTCACCATCATGCTATGGCTTTGGCTATGGATACAATGGTTGTGGACCATACGGCTACAGAAGAAATTGGCCTTTTGGACTCTACTGA
- the LOC100618457 gene encoding keratin-associated protein 7-1 translates to MTRFFCCGNYFPGYPCYGTNWHRTFRATPLNCVVPLGSPLNYGYGCNGYSSLGYSFGGSNYSNMGCGYGGSCCRPWGSGSGYGYSTY, encoded by the coding sequence ATGACCCGATTCTTCTGCTGCGGAAACTATTTCCCAGGGTATCCTTGCTATGGTACCAACTGGCATAGAACCTTCAGAGCAACCCCCTTGAACTGTGTTGTGCCACTGGGCTCTCCCTTGAACTATGGATATGGTTGCAATGGCTATAGCTCCCTAGGGTATAGCTTTGGCGGTAGCAACTACAGCAACATGGGCTGTGGTTATGGAGGCAGCTGCTGTAGACCTTGGGGTTCTGGCTCTGGCTATGGCTACAGCACCTATTGA